One genomic segment of Alosa sapidissima isolate fAloSap1 chromosome 13, fAloSap1.pri, whole genome shotgun sequence includes these proteins:
- the snrpd3l gene encoding small nuclear ribonucleoprotein D3 polypeptide, like: protein MSIGVPIKVLHEAEGHIVTCETNSGEVYRGKLVEAEDNMNCQMANLTVTYRDGRVSQLEQVYIRGSKIRFLILPDMLKNAPMLKSMKNKNQAAGAGRGKAAILKAQVAARGRGRGGGGGRGNIFQKRR, encoded by the exons ATGTCTATTGGCGTACCAATAAAGGTTCTGCATGAAGCTGAAGGACACATTGTCACTTGCGAAACCAATAGTGGGGAAGTGTACAGAGGAAAGTTGGTGGAAGCGGAGGACAACATGAACTGCCAG ATGGCCAACCTCACAGTGACTTACCGAGATGGCAGAGTGTCTCAGCTTGAACAGGTATATATTCGTGGCAGCAAAATCCGCTTCCTCATTCTGCCGGACATGTTGAAGAACGCGCCCATGTTGAAGAGCATGAAAAACAAGAATCAAGCAGCTGGAGCTGGCAGAGGGAAAGCTGCCATCCTCAAAGCACAAG TGGCAGCAAGAGGCCGtggaagaggaggtggtggcGGAAGAGGGAATATCTTCCAAAAGAGGCGATGA